One Persicobacter psychrovividus DNA window includes the following coding sequences:
- a CDS encoding MBL fold metallo-hydrolase encodes MQIKVFPFNAFSENTYILYDDTKEAVIIDPGCYTEEEQETLQDFIEAEGLKVVALLNTHAHVDHVLGNAFVKRTYGVKLHLHADDYPTLASVDEYAGMWGFENYEPATADETLTDGQEFTFGETTLKVLFVPGHCPGHVAFYHDDSQQVIGGDCLFHRGIGRTDLPGGNIMKLGKSLREKLYMLPDETIVYPGHGLTTTIGEEKAHNPFIRK; translated from the coding sequence ATGCAAATCAAAGTTTTTCCATTCAATGCTTTTTCTGAAAACACCTATATCCTTTATGACGACACCAAAGAGGCCGTCATTATTGATCCGGGTTGCTACACAGAAGAGGAGCAAGAAACCCTTCAAGACTTTATTGAGGCTGAAGGTTTAAAAGTTGTTGCACTGCTGAACACCCACGCGCATGTTGACCACGTTCTGGGCAACGCATTCGTTAAGCGTACTTACGGCGTAAAATTACACCTGCACGCCGACGACTACCCGACGCTGGCATCTGTTGATGAATACGCCGGCATGTGGGGATTCGAAAACTATGAACCCGCTACTGCCGACGAAACCCTCACCGACGGGCAAGAATTCACCTTCGGAGAAACCACTTTAAAAGTACTTTTTGTTCCTGGCCATTGCCCTGGCCATGTGGCTTTTTATCACGACGACAGCCAGCAGGTGATTGGTGGCGACTGCTTATTCCACCGCGGAATTGGCCGTACAGACCTCCCTGGAGGGAACATCATGAAATTGGGCAAATCTTTGCGGGAGAAGTTGTATATGCTTCCCGATGAAACGATCGTGTACCCTGGTCATGGGCTGACCACCACGATTGGCGAAGAAAAAGCCCACAATCCATTTATCAGAAAATAA
- a CDS encoding FAD-binding oxidoreductase: MQSYDYIIIGQGIAGTVLSFQLKAEGCRVLVINKTDQNSSSRVAGGLLNPLTGRKIVLSWKAEELFPYLWPFYREMESATKTHFLHPISIYRPYAEIADQNDLSGKSADHRYEPFIENLNAVAEEGIHAPIGGVSMLQSGWADLNPLLDAYRTYLGEDYLEEVFDEQELHHSSEGVKYKGYTAKGIIYAQGKSVAESQYWNWLPFRPVRGEVLMFKSDRELEKIYNKGVFVLPMGNGLYKTGSTYDHADLSNAITEKGKRIITEKLAAFWQLPFELVKHQAGVRPATKDRRPFVGQHPEYSNIYIFGGLGSKGVSLAPYFGAALKSLLLHQKPISEEVSILRYFKS; encoded by the coding sequence ATGCAATCTTACGATTACATTATTATCGGGCAAGGAATCGCAGGTACAGTACTCAGCTTTCAACTGAAAGCGGAGGGCTGCCGTGTGCTTGTCATCAATAAAACAGATCAAAACAGTTCGTCGCGGGTGGCAGGAGGCTTGCTGAACCCATTGACAGGGCGGAAAATTGTACTCTCGTGGAAGGCCGAGGAGCTCTTTCCTTACCTTTGGCCTTTTTACAGGGAGATGGAATCGGCAACGAAAACCCATTTTCTTCATCCAATATCGATTTACCGACCATATGCTGAAATTGCCGATCAGAATGATTTAAGCGGAAAAAGTGCGGATCACCGTTACGAACCTTTTATTGAAAATCTGAATGCCGTGGCTGAAGAGGGGATTCATGCGCCTATAGGAGGTGTTTCGATGTTGCAGTCGGGCTGGGCAGATTTAAATCCTTTACTGGATGCCTATCGAACATATTTGGGGGAGGATTACCTTGAAGAGGTGTTTGATGAACAAGAGTTGCATCATAGTTCCGAAGGCGTAAAATATAAGGGGTACACCGCCAAAGGCATTATTTACGCACAAGGGAAATCGGTGGCAGAAAGTCAGTACTGGAATTGGCTTCCTTTCCGACCTGTACGCGGGGAAGTTTTGATGTTTAAATCGGATCGTGAACTGGAAAAAATATATAATAAAGGCGTTTTTGTGTTGCCAATGGGGAACGGTTTATATAAAACAGGCTCTACCTATGACCACGCAGACCTGAGTAATGCGATCACGGAAAAAGGCAAACGGATAATCACCGAAAAACTGGCGGCCTTTTGGCAATTACCCTTTGAGTTGGTGAAGCATCAGGCGGGGGTCCGTCCTGCAACAAAAGACCGTCGCCCGTTTGTTGGTCAGCATCCTGAATATTCAAATATTTATATTTTTGGTGGTTTGGGGTCTAAAGGGGTTTCTTTGGCGCCTTATTTTGGGGCAGCGCTAAAGTCGCTCTTATTGCATCAAAAGCCTATCTCTGAAGAAGTCAGTATTTTAAGGTATTTCAAATCTTAA
- the pssA gene encoding CDP-diacylglycerol--serine O-phosphatidyltransferase yields MKIFNIPNTLTCGNLTSGCVGIVMAFHGNLLWAAALIWIGAIFDFFDGFSARLLKQFSPIGGDLDSLADMVTFGVLPSVIYFQLLSNIEHLPSYLPYLAFIMAAFSALRLAKFNVDDRQTTSFVGLPTPANAIFVSALPFILSDNILNAQNWLLNPYLLLILVVIFSFLLIAEIPMFALKFKTYGWKGNEIIYSFLLISAIAIVALKVASIPFIILLYILISVIRAVGKPKQA; encoded by the coding sequence TTGAAAATTTTCAACATACCCAATACCCTCACCTGTGGTAACCTTACCTCGGGCTGTGTGGGTATTGTCATGGCATTCCACGGCAATTTGCTGTGGGCTGCCGCTTTAATTTGGATAGGCGCCATTTTCGATTTTTTCGATGGCTTCTCTGCCCGCCTGCTAAAACAATTCTCGCCAATTGGTGGTGATTTGGACTCTCTTGCAGATATGGTAACTTTCGGGGTACTGCCATCGGTTATCTACTTTCAGTTGCTCAGCAATATTGAACACCTGCCAAGTTACCTGCCCTACCTGGCCTTTATTATGGCGGCATTCTCTGCATTGCGCCTGGCAAAATTCAATGTCGATGATCGGCAAACCACATCATTCGTTGGACTGCCAACACCTGCCAACGCAATATTCGTCAGCGCTTTACCTTTTATACTCTCTGATAATATCCTGAATGCGCAAAATTGGCTCTTAAATCCTTATTTGCTATTGATTTTGGTGGTTATTTTCTCTTTCTTATTGATTGCTGAAATTCCAATGTTTGCCCTCAAGTTCAAAACTTACGGATGGAAAGGCAATGAGATAATTTACAGCTTCCTGCTGATTTCCGCCATTGCCATTGTGGCACTGAAAGTTGCCAGTATTCCATTTATCATTTTATTGTATATTCTAATTTCAGTGATTAGAGCTGTTGGCAAGCCCAAGCAAGCTTAA